tttttttctttttctaatttattttttgtaacaaataatggaaaataagaattttcaacatttaatttttttatttctttattaaaaaaagcTTGTACACATTCCCATATATAATATGCAGCGGGTCTTAATATATAGCAACCCGaaatatcataatattcAATTAATTCACTTTTTACAATAACTTGAGTATACCAATCTGAAaaattttctatttttttgGAAGTGATACCTAAAATATTACTATCCTTAGATTTGTTTTCTTCGACTTCATTATTACTTAAAACTTTTCCTTTTAAATTGTTATCtttgatattattattattattattattgttattcttattattattattgttattattattattgttgttattattctgtaattcttcatttttCGACATTTCTTCTTGTAcatcttcttttttatctACACGTGCTTTTGATGTAGTATCTTCTTtaatttgtatatattcaGGAGTGTGATTAAAGAATTCACaaaattttattacatcctctgtttttatatataaactaCTATAATTATGTAAAGGATGTATAATAACTTCTtgcatattttttatctcttcatcaaaatataattttaccacattttctttatcatttttCATAGCCAAAGGACTTACAGAACCTGGTTGTATATTCagaatattatttaaactGTTTTCGTCAACAAACCTTAAGTtgtttgtttttaaaatatttgataaattttttaagtCCACAGTTTTGTTATTTAATGTACatattagaaaataatttttcttcttatcttttaaaaataaattctttaatatatttgtagAATTCTCTAAATTCATTTCTAATAAATCTTTAATGGTAGCAGCTAAGCCATGTTTAACTTCcttaaaatttatatttaattcttttaattctttaaaCAAACATTCTGACTTTTCTAAATATTCTTGGGGGATAATTATTTCTCcatttgtattattactcatcttttcaattttatatgatcTTAATATTGtatgaaaattatttatcTTTAACAAATTCttgttttttaaataataaacaaataatctcatgaaaaattatttattcatttgttttgaaaatattcttttaatgtatacatatatatatatatatatatatatttatttatatatatttatgtacaaataatgaattctttttcatacaacaagaattaaaatgaaactaaaaggaaaaataaaagaaaatggttatatataatatatatatattatatatttgaatatatttgtatgtGTGTAGAAATTATAAAACCATATTAGGATTTAATtcgaaaaaaaaaaaaaataaataaataaataaaatgaaataaaataaatatatgacattaaataataaaggattaatgaaatatatcagtttacattttttattttttagcatattaatatatatatatatatattataaaaagaaaaaagaacaaGATTAATATGAGATAATAAGAATTCTTACGAAGctaataaataaaaatgttatatattatatatatatatatatatgtttatttgtttattaatttattattaacaacaatgaaatacatatattaaataagtattattataaaaatacatataaaataataaatatatacataagataaaatatttatattaatcatatataatactttGATTTATATGATCTTTTAAAGatatcataaaatataaaaaaatatatatttcatttaaaatggttttatataagtgtatttttttttttattaaataatagaatttttatatattcattttatatataaaaaaaaaatataactGTAAATTGTAAATTGTTTTATAACTTGCAATAGAactattatattatatatatatatatatatatattgtttatttttaatatttttttattatataagtaatataatatttataaatattatgaagaatattatattcctttatatatatatatatttttttttttttttatatggtatttaatttattaactttttattttattattattttttttttaaacctacctacaataaatatatatatatatatatatatatatatatattttatatatatatatataaaatgtatatatttatatataactaatcgcatgtatattttctttatcaacataatatctttttgagaacatgaatattatatttattaataaataaaataaatataatcCTTCATAGGATATATAAAGTTTTTACtagtataatatatatattatataaatataatatatatatataatatatatatatatattcatttcatatataatataataatatgccctatttttttatatgcaattttcatttaaaaaaacaaaaacaaatgaatacctttttatttattatttatttattttttaagCCTGCAatccttttattttattatatacaagTGTATTTTTTGGATTAAGGTGTATTCCTTTAATTTTgtatgaaaaattaaaaaaaaaaaaaataaaaagagaataaaatatattattatattaaatagataaaaattttaaaatgttatatgttaaaagtctcaatatttatgtttttttttaaactcatgaaaatatgtaaatacgtagaaaaatattaacaaaaaaaaaaaaaaaaaaaaaaaaaaaaagaaaaaaaaaaaaaaaaatttttaaatatcacaagtattatatatataataaaataatcattctatattaattattttggTCATTGTTTCTTTTCATTCTTTCTTCCTTCCTtcctttcttttttttttcttttttttttttttttttttaataacataaattattaatttatatatatatatgtaaaattttaaaatatcaataatatatattatatactcataaaaacatatatttataaaatatatataagaagcacaaaaaaatatattcaatttaattatacatttaaaaaagaagcaaaaaaaaaagtaatataaaataacacattaacataaaatatatatatatcatatgtaaacaataaaaatataaataaaaaaaaaaaaattgaaatcaaaaaaaaaaaaaaattatagaaaaatattaaaaaataataaaaaaaagaataacaaaattataacaaaatattaacacaaataacatattataaaagggtataaaaataaaagaaggggaaaaaataattaaaatcACACTTACCCAAATCGTAAGCTTTATCTAAATAACTACATACacactttttttttcccccCTTTCTTTACACAAAacaaatacaaaaaatCAACAAActattttaatatattacattatattatactatattatattatattaaattctgttttttttttatatatacgccttgtaatgatataatatgtatatatacatacatacatatttatttatttatattccCTTTTTAATACCAATTGTTCAACATTTGCATAATGGAAAATGTGCCCTATTTATCATattgaaattttttttttattatttgattaTTCATCTTCTAACCACTCAGCAAAAGCTTTTAATCGCATGTTGTTTTTCAAAAACTCATCAGACGCATTCTTATTTATCCAcctataaatattaaataaataaatatatatatatatatataaacaaataaacaGGTAACTACATATATAGCATTCCAAATATATTGACATAATTTTATCGATAAATATATGCAgttatctttatatatttttttttttttctttttgtatTACTCGTTGAAATAGTTAAATTCAAATATGTCTGAGTGATAGATATACTCGAATGCATTACATAACTTATCAGATCCAaagatattattttttacattaGATGATAGATACgttttttttgaataatctaatattaaatcatataaaGTTTCATAATAACATTGATCTTCTATTAAGaaagatgaaaataacATATCTAATTTTGCATTATCAAAATTTTCTATCCATGACTCTTTATCAAAAGGTAattgatttatatattcccATATAATAGGAAAAATCGCCACAAGAACATCAAGATCTGTATAATTTAATGAAAGTCTAAAACTTTTCATTTCTAAGATTTTATGACTCATAAATTGTGGTTTATTAATAGCTTCTTTAcataataaagaaatttCTTTAgagaaaatatttttttcattatctatattaatatcattaaaatgtttatttatatcacTCATATTTACTGAATCCTCATGAAATAATTCTGCTCCCTTATCATCACTTGTATTATCATCAGTTAAAATAGTACTATGATTTTTGGTTGTTGAATATACTGAATCataattttcttcatcttcCTCCTCTTCCTCActttcttcattttcttcttcatcatcttcTGAATCATCATATTCTGATGATGAAATATAGGGAGTATTAGTATTCATTTGTGTATTACCaattaatgaaaaaaatcTTAATTGTTCATCtgtatattttgtttttactatataattatttatatcaaatggtttttctatatttaatataaaactTTCATTCTcattaaaaatatcatCTTTACATGGTTTAATTTCATTGGAAATATTTTGATCACCTGATATATTAATCTTTTCTGTATTTATATCTAATGGttcattattttgaaaGTCATTCACAATATGAACAAATTTGTTGTTTTGTTCTTCATTCTTATCAGATAATACATTTGTCACTTCCTTATCATCACATATTAAATGTTGATCTGCATTGATTTCAACTGTGAGTTTTTCATCAGCTGTATGATCTAACATTTCATTGTTTATGGATCCATTCATATCACCATGAGTTTGGTCAACAATAACATATTCCTTATCCTCCCTTTTTACATTTTCCTGATCAATAATTACATAATCATTTTCTTCCCTTTGCATATGTTCATGGCATATAATATCAGAAACctctttttcattttcaaaAGTGTCTTGATTATCTATAGTATCTTCTTCTTTAACATTGGTTATATCATTTTGAGATTCTTCGATATCTCGTACTTTTCGATGTTCTTCTTCTAGTATatcttcttctttatttttcttttctaaCTGTAACTTAtctttaatataatttgtatAATATGCACTGAGTCTAGTATATTTTGGAATTTCCACATTGCTTGGTATATTGATATGCTTTCCAATAACACAACATTCATCAACAAATGCATTGTCATTTATAATtacattttcattaataAATGAACTTAATATAGTAACATTATCTTTAATAATACAATTATTGGCTATTATGGTATTAAAGATTTTACAATTTTTTCCTATTTTACAATTTTTTCCTATAACTGAATTTTCAATAGTAGtattttctaatatttCACTAAATTTTTCTACTAAaacaattttatataatttgcATGTATCATGAACAATTGCAGTTTTATGCTTATATAAACCTAGGTCAGTCAAAATGCGTTTTGGCTGTTCAGGAAGTAGATGAAAAGCATTGGCAAGAAAAGGATgtacatttttttcaattaacattttaaaaaatttaaaatatattcgAAAATCTGATAAagtagtaataatattattacattcGGTATAATTATAATCACCATTTATTTCATGAACATAAATCtcttctatttttatttcttgtttaagtatattatatataaaatctttttttatacattgATAATCAAAATTATCTTCAAATAATTTCAGAACTTGTGGagtaattatatatatatttggTATTACAAGATCATATGAAATGATAATTGAATTTGAACATgcatttaaaataaaagatgCACGTCTATTTCTACTATAATGATGAATATCCATGTcatgataattattaaaaagttCACGATAATCCATTCCATGAGAATTAGTACGTAAGTTATGACATTCCATATCTTGATGGTTATCAATAAGACTATGGCATTCcatattatgattattatcCATATGGTAATTACTACTTCTCTGGTAAATACTCTCCCTAGGGTTTATACTTCCCCTTGCATATATACTATCTCTTACATATATACTTTCTCTTGGAAAAATACTATCTCTTACATATATACTGTCTCTTGGATATATACTATCTCTGGGGAAAACACTATCTCTATGATAAACAGTACCCCTTGAATAAAGACTACCTCTACgattattactattattattattattattattattatacatattattataccCATCAATATTATGATCACCATCCATATTAACATAATGATGgtgatgatgatgattATTAATTAAACCCTTATTTCCTCCTTTAAATAAACCCTTTTCCTCATAACGACAACCTTTCctatcttttatatttatatctttaaaaATGTCATTTGTTAAAGTAAAATGcttctttttctttaatggttcaaataataaaagcttaaaagtaaaattatcatatgCTAAAACATAATCATCATTATGAGATTTATTTTCAGCACTACAATGGGATAAAATTAATGTCATAATTTgatttttacatttttcCTTATTAGTAAAATGAGctttaataatttctttCACATTAGCTATTGGAATAGTATCTgaaagtaataataatatatcattgTATACTTCAACACTCTTTTTAAAATCTCTTAATGCATCTCCTAAAGtttttacttttttattcatttttattatttctatatcTAAATCATTATATCTCTTCTTACTCCTTTGAAACTTCtcaatataatttaataattcattttcatGATGAGTTACAACTACATAAATCTTCTTTATATTGTTctgtttaaaaaaatgtaacTGATAATCTATTAAACATAAACCATTCAaaggtaaaaaaaaacgCAAACTTTCGCTAGTCAAGGGTTCAAATACTTCATCAAAATTGTTCTCAATTAATAACCCtattaaatttttcttctcTTCTTCATAACATAGGTTAAAATCCACTTCcttcttcattttcaaaaaaaaaaaaaaaaaaattataaattataaaaaaaaaaaaaaaataaatatataaataaatatatatatataacagaaaaaagaaaagtgtaattatatatataaatactaattatttcttttgttGTCATCTGTaaattattcttatttCTGATTATTTGgaaaatttttattcatcTGAATATGGAAATATGCATTTgtatgtaataatatatataaataaatatatatttatatataggtatttaatttttttttttttttttttttttttccttcaTATATGGGTCAATAggtaataatatttctaaaaatatattttttcgtaattaaaaatatataatatatatatatttcttatatatatataataaatatattatatatattttcttatttttttgttatattggctcattatatattatggAGAAGGccttaaaaatatataatcaattatttatatttaattttttacatataatttttataactCTTCATTGTTTCTTCTCcctttaaaaaaaaaaaaaaaataataataataaatttgtTATAAAGTTATGTGATAATTAAATCcttatcttttttttttttcaaaagAATACTGTGGCCAGTTcttaatataatatttttgataattattattaaaaaatttacaaatcattatgaaaaaaaataaaataataattataataaaaaaaataataataaatatataataataataggaaattaattttatattatatttatttttaaaaaaaaaaaaatttttttattattaaataaaaaataaatacttaagaaatttattttttttgttatatatatattttttttttttttatatatatattaaggttggaaaaaaaataaaattttttatattttattttaaaaaaaaaaactagtaaaattatatattttcttcttaaaaaaaataaaaaaattagaaaaatataaaattctatgttaatattatattatataaaatatatatttatatattataaaatataaaaataaataataattttattttttcatatgtaaatataaattttaattatgttcatataattaataacagcatattattatatataaatatatatatattttatatatttatttttaaatttgctatatttataagagaacatatttaattatatacaaatcccaaactttaaaaaaaatatatatatttttttatttataatatgtaaaacatatatattataaataaatatttatgaacattgaatatacatgtattatttatataatttttatgagccaaataaatatatatataatatatataatacatatatatgaaatattatatatattgtatataattagttattataaatacttaataaaaaaattatatagtAATTAAGAATCAATgtacttttattatattctaatatttttaagCCCATTATACTaactatatattataattataatatattaaatatatatataatatattatatatatatatatatatatatatatatatataataatatatatatattaaaaatataggtataaattataatagtACTTTATAcctttttcatattatttatataatcataaataaaatataaaattaaatatatattaacattacataattataatcatatgttaatttaattataaataaaaattgacaagttatatatatatatattttattaacTTATTTTGAagtattttattttttacctatattattatattgaatatataaaatatataaatacatgGCAAGATAACATCATATCATTTGTAACATTTAAAACTTAAGAagatattaaaatatataaaattaaaatgaCTATTTGTTGGaagatattaatatatatatatatttttttatttatttatttatttatttaacaaattatcatattatattaccTTCTGGGTTAAAATGTATgtacatttaaaaaataaatttatagtcccataataaaaagatttatatatatatgctccagaatttttattttattacattGTGAATactatataattatttattacttttcaatttttttatattctcAAACCACAGGGGTTCCTTCACCCATGTGggtttatttattatataaggaatatttttcattGCTGGTGTGtcttcttttatatattcatatagTTTATTTCTACAGTTCTCTAATTGAATATGTAACTTTTCGCATATCTCAAAATCATTGATTTGTTCTCTAAAAAGGAGGgaaaacatataaatacaccagaaaaaatttaaaatgaaaataaaaacataataaataataaacgtacatatatatatatatatatatatatacatatatttataatatcatgTATTGtcatttcattttcattacTCATTTAAATAGGCACACTCATAACGATATTGTTTTGCTGAATTATAACAACTCCAATCATCGTTTTCATTATTCgataaaattattttattactaTAAAAATCAATGGCCTTTTTATTAGCCAAATATCTTTTGGTACTTATACCCATcaataaaattatattaaaaaaaaaacaacCATAAACCATCTTGGCTGTTTTTCCTAATCCTACCCAAGCATTCtttacatatttaaatttcgtaaacatttttcttttgttttttttataaaatacaacttttttatcttcatttaaAAAGGCAAAACGTTAAATATATTGCATCATTCACACAACTGTTCTCAATAACCccttaaaaaataaatacataaatataaatatatttatatatattattacaataatatgtatattttatatacgtcatttaagaaaaaaaaaaaaaaaaaaaaaaaaaaaaaaaggaaacTAAAGGAAAggaaaaattaataaatatgtatgtaAAATACCTTATGTTTTAAATAGAATATATTACTAGGATAAAAAAGGTATAATATTCTTGTATATATACTTGTGTGTATATATCtaaattttcatataagatatcataattttttccttttattttctgtttttaaaaaagataaaaaatgtataatatataaaataatccttaataataaatatatatatatatatatatatatatatttatatatttgtgtattattttatatttttgcCTTTCTCATTAATTcgatattattaaaatgcTTGTCatcttataaatatagtATCTATATAccatatataataatctGATTTTTAATTTGAGTTGCAACAATTTTTATACAAAACATTATAccatataaatatataaatatatatatatatatatatatatatttttaattttttttttgttccCTATAATGTAAGGTACAATATTACTACGCATTACTCACGTGTAAcaaccaaaaaaaaaaaacaataaaatcaataaataaataaaaataaggaaaaaaatatatttatatattacatatatatatttatatatttatatattacacatatatatttatatattacatatatatatttatatattacatatatatatttatatattacatatatatatttatatattacatatatatatttatatattacacatatatatttata
This region of Plasmodium gaboni strain SY75 chromosome 12, whole genome shotgun sequence genomic DNA includes:
- a CDS encoding hypothetical protein (conserved Plasmodium protein, unknown function), with the protein product MKKEVDFNLCYEEEKKNLIGLLIENNFDEVFEPLTSESLRFFLPLNGLCLIDYQLHFFKQNNIKKIYVVVTHHENELLNYIEKFQRSKKRYNDLDIEIIKMNKKVKTLGDALRDFKKSVEVYNDILLLLSDTIPIANVKEIIKAHFTNKEKCKNQIMTLILSHCSAENKSHNDDYVLAYDNFTFKLLLFEPLKKKKHFTLTNDIFKDINIKDRKGCRYEEKGLFKGGNKGLINNHHHHHHYVNMDGDHNIDGYNNMYNNNNNNNNSNNRRGSLYSRGTVYHRDSVFPRDSIYPRDSIYVRDSIFPRESIYVRDSIYARGSINPRESIYQRSSNYHMDNNHNMECHSLIDNHQDMECHNLRTNSHGMDYRELFNNYHDMDIHHYSRNRRASFILNACSNSIIISYDLVIPNIYIITPQVLKLFEDNFDYQCIKKDFIYNILKQEIKIEEIYVHEINGDYNYTECNNIITTLSDFRIYFKFFKMLIEKNVHPFLANAFHLLPEQPKRILTDLGLYKHKTAIVHDTCKLYKIVLVEKFSEILENTTIENSVIGKNCKIGKNCKIFNTIIANNCIIKDNVTILSSFINENVIINDNAFVDECCVIGKHINIPSNVEIPKYTRLSAYYTNYIKDKLQLEKKNKEEDILEEEHRKVRDIEESQNDITNVKEEDTIDNQDTFENEKEVSDIICHEHMQREENDYVIIDQENVKREDKEYVIVDQTHGDMNGSINNEMLDHTADEKLTVEINADQHLICDDKEVTNVLSDKNEEQNNKFVHIVNDFQNNEPLDINTEKINISGDQNISNEIKPCKDDIFNENESFILNIEKPFDINNYIVKTKYTDEQLRFFSLIGNTQMNTNTPYISSSEYDDSEDDEEENEESEEEEEDEENYDSVYSTTKNHSTILTDDNTSDDKGAELFHEDSVNMSDINKHFNDINIDNEKNIFSKEISLLCKEAINKPQFMSHKILEMKSFRLSLNYTDLDVLVAIFPIIWEYINQLPFDKESWIENFDNAKLDMLFSSFLIEDQCYYETLYDLILDYSKKTYLSSNVKNNIFGSDKLCNAFEYIYHSDIFEFNYFNEWINKNASDEFLKNNMRLKAFAEWLEDE
- a CDS encoding hypothetical protein (conserved Plasmodium protein, unknown function), yielding MFTKFKYVKNAWVGLGKTAKMVYGCFFFNIILLMGISTKRYLANKKAIDFYSNKIILSNNENDDWSCYNSAKQYRYECAYLNEEQINDFEICEKLHIQLENCRNKLYEYIKEDTPAMKNIPYIINKPTWVKEPLWFENIKKLKSNK